Proteins encoded in a region of the Buchnera aphidicola (Thelaxes suberi) genome:
- a CDS encoding FliM/FliN family flagellar motor C-terminal domain-containing protein, whose product MSKSINTPLFSLQKIIKQKKIFFLCNKKNKNKKNIFLYDPNINILHVQKILKMLYKDSKCFANIIEKTISKTFCSEIKLSLCDMYIDNFYYNKKMFFYEENIFPLHFTYTEIQSCNSYLIVMFPIVFIQSMISYLLCINNVNMNQLEKNFFDSHTYKYFTKKIISLITKKYISYLSDKLYLKLNKFILKFNYNFNNFSYFIQKSDYIRLKYNIKMNCICSSFFILIPFTCIKNLCPSLQLHNKKLLNTNCLEKKNSFIIDDFKDIKIIISGRIYTVTCMLSDLCNLKIGDVIPISNLNTMFLFAGNILIASGKIYTLKKFYSCCIKKIY is encoded by the coding sequence ATGTCAAAAAGTATTAATACGCCACTTTTTAGTTTACAAAAAATTATTAAACAAAAAAAAATATTTTTTCTATGTAATAAAAAAAATAAAAATAAAAAAAATATTTTTTTGTATGACCCTAATATTAATATTTTGCATGTACAAAAAATATTAAAAATGCTGTACAAAGACAGTAAATGTTTTGCAAATATTATTGAAAAAACAATTAGTAAAACATTTTGTTCTGAAATAAAACTATCGTTGTGTGATATGTATATTGATAATTTTTATTATAATAAAAAAATGTTTTTTTATGAAGAAAATATATTTCCATTACATTTTACATATACTGAAATTCAATCTTGTAATAGTTATTTAATAGTAATGTTTCCTATAGTTTTTATTCAATCAATGATTTCTTATTTATTATGTATAAATAATGTAAATATGAATCAATTAGAAAAAAATTTTTTTGATTCTCATACATATAAGTATTTTACTAAAAAAATTATTTCTTTAATTACTAAAAAATATATTTCTTATTTATCAGATAAATTATATTTAAAATTAAATAAATTTATTTTGAAATTTAATTATAATTTCAATAATTTTTCTTATTTTATACAAAAGAGTGATTATATTCGATTAAAATATAATATAAAAATGAATTGTATATGTAGTAGTTTTTTTATCTTAATTCCTTTTACTTGTATTAAAAATTTGTGTCCTTCATTACAACTACATAATAAAAAATTACTGAATACAAATTGCTTAGAGAAAAAAAATAGTTTTATTATAGATGATTTTAAAGATATTAAAATAATTATTTCGGGAAGAATATATACAGTAACGTGTATGTTATCAGATTTATGTAATTTAAAAATAGGGGATGTAATACCTATATCAAATCTCAATACAATGTTTTTGTTTGCAGGAAATATATTGATAGCTTCAGGGAAAATTTATACTTTAAAAAAATTTTATTCTTGTTGTATAAAAAAAATTTATTAA
- the fliN gene encoding flagellar motor switch protein FliN, producing the protein MDTNQEFDQNKENNKLIENQTDLPENQEELSKDFEKISKKWNEQQNVNNIDKNNNVLNSNISIQNVPMKITIELGSLQMKIKDILKLKHESLLTLDKEIGKPLNILVNNYIIAQGEIVVVENQYGIRITNIINPINNF; encoded by the coding sequence ATGGACACTAATCAAGAATTTGATCAAAATAAAGAAAATAATAAATTGATAGAAAACCAAACTGATTTACCAGAAAATCAAGAAGAATTAAGTAAAGATTTTGAAAAAATAAGTAAAAAATGGAATGAACAACAAAACGTTAATAATATTGATAAGAATAATAATGTTTTAAATAGCAATATATCTATTCAAAATGTTCCAATGAAAATTACTATAGAACTTGGATCGTTACAAATGAAAATAAAAGATATATTAAAATTAAAACATGAATCACTATTAACATTAGATAAAGAAATTGGTAAGCCTTTAAATATTTTGGTAAATAATTATATTATTGCTCAAGGGGAAATAGTAGTTGTAGAAAATCAATATGGAATACGTATTACTAATATTATTAATCCTATAAATAATTTTTAA
- the fliP gene encoding flagellar type III secretion system pore protein FliP (The bacterial flagellar biogenesis protein FliP forms a type III secretion system (T3SS)-type pore required for flagellar assembly.): MKYRYIPVILTVVIFFPFISHAASNIDIFNPIVKLIEENKSISSPLELLIFITSLSFISAVVLMMTSFTRIIIVFSLLRNAIGTPYAPPNQVLIGLALILTFFIMNPVIDKAYKLSYIPYSHEKINIVQALTNFTHPFKDFMLKQLTLSDINVFVKLDRKYKTPIKNYKNISMKFVLPAFIINEIKKGFQIGFTVLIPFLIVDLIVASVLMSLGMMMIPPSSISLPFKLFLFLVSNSWQLLIVSLFHSFFY; the protein is encoded by the coding sequence ATGAAATATAGGTATATTCCAGTAATATTAACTGTTGTTATTTTTTTTCCTTTTATTAGTCATGCTGCATCGAATATCGATATTTTTAATCCGATTGTTAAGTTAATAGAGGAAAATAAATCGATAAGTTCACCTTTAGAATTATTAATATTTATAACTTCTTTGAGTTTTATATCTGCAGTTGTGTTAATGATGACGAGTTTTACACGTATTATTATCGTATTTAGTTTATTACGTAATGCAATAGGAACGCCTTATGCTCCCCCTAATCAAGTTTTAATAGGTTTAGCTTTAATTCTTACCTTTTTTATTATGAATCCTGTTATTGATAAGGCATATAAATTATCATATATTCCTTATTCTCATGAAAAAATTAATATTGTTCAGGCATTAACAAATTTTACGCATCCTTTTAAAGATTTTATGTTAAAACAGTTAACTTTATCTGATATTAATGTTTTTGTTAAATTAGATCGTAAATATAAAACACCAATAAAAAATTATAAAAATATTTCAATGAAGTTTGTATTACCAGCATTTATTATAAATGAAATAAAAAAGGGTTTTCAGATTGGTTTTACAGTACTTATTCCATTTTTAATCGTTGATTTAATTGTTGCTAGTGTATTAATGTCGTTAGGGATGATGATGATACCTCCATCCAGTATCTCTTTACCTTTTAAATTATTTTTATTTTTAGTATCCAATAGTTGGCAATTACTAATTGTATCTTTATTTCATAGTTTTTTTTATTAA
- a CDS encoding flagellar biosynthetic protein FliQ, with amino-acid sequence MLIESSLFFNQITRIILIISTPLLLASLITGLIVSFIQSVTQINEQSLSFLPKIIAVFFVLSFCGPWMLHYLKDFTINLLSNSLYMFI; translated from the coding sequence ATGTTAATAGAATCTTCTCTTTTTTTTAATCAAATAACTCGTATTATTTTAATAATATCAACTCCTTTACTTTTAGCTTCTTTAATAACTGGTTTAATAGTTAGTTTTATTCAATCAGTTACTCAAATTAATGAACAAAGCTTATCTTTTTTGCCTAAAATAATTGCTGTATTTTTTGTATTATCGTTTTGCGGTCCATGGATGTTGCATTATTTAAAAGATTTTACAATTAATTTATTATCTAATTCATTGTACATGTTTATATAA